A stretch of DNA from Nocardioides sp. Arc9.136:
CCCCACCGTCGGCCCCGCCGACCGGCGCCGGCGCGACCCCGCAGGCGGTCCCGCCGGTCCCCCCTCCTGCCGGCCCCTCTGCGCCGTCCCTCCCCCCGCCGCCGCCCGGGGCGCCCGAAGACTCGCGCCACCGCGGACGCGGCCTGCTCCTCCCGGTGCTGCTGGGCGTGGCCGCGGTCGTCGTCCTCACGGTCGGCGGCTTCCTGCTCGGGCGCGGGGGCGGGAGCGACGACCCGTCGGGGTCGCCGAGCACGGCCCCCGCACCCACGACGGCCCCTCCGAGCTCGCGGTCCGCGGAACCGGAGCGGCCGACCGCCGAGGGCATCGACGCCTTCATCCGCGACTACCTCCGGACCGCCGCCTCCGACCCCTCGGCGGGCTTCCAGATGCTCACCCCGCAGTTCCAGGCGGAGAGCGGCGGCCTGGCCGGGTACGCCGGGTTCTGGGGTGACGTCGAGTCGGTGCAGGTGCAGCGGGTGCGGCCGGACCCGTCCGGCCCCTCGGTGGAGTACCGCTACAGCTACACGCTCACCAACGGTCGGACGGTCCGCGACGACGTCGAGCTCCGGCTGAGCTTCGAGGACGGCACCTACAAGATCGCCGGCGAGGGCTAGCGCGTCACGACGGCGCTCCGCCAGCCCCTAGGGTGAGCGCGGGAGGTGGGCATGGAGCTGGGATCGCTGTACCGCGACGTCGTCGAGACGGCCCCGGACGGCATCTGGGTCTTCGACCTCGACGGACGCATCCTGTACGCCAACCCCGCACTGGCCCGCATGGTCGGCGTCACCCGCGAGCGTGCCCAGCAGCTCACCGTCTTCGACACCCTCGACGAGCCGGGCAGGGCCCAGTTCTCCGCGCACCTGGAGCAGGTGCGGCAGGGGCGCTTCAACGAGCGTGAGGTCGAGGTGCGGCTGCAGCGCGCGGACGGCACCGCGACCTGGGTCCTGGCCCGCGAGTCCCCGCTGCGCGGGCCCGACGGCGAGGTCACCGGCGTCCTGCACCGGATGACCGACTGGAGCGACCGGCGCCGCGACCTCGAGGAGCTGGTCGAGAGCCGCGGGCGGCTGGCCGAGGCCCAGCGCATCGCCCGGCTCGGCAGCTGGTCCTGGGACCTGGTGCACGACACGGTCGTCGGCTCCGCCGAGATCCACGAGCTCTACGGCTTCGAGCCCGGCGGGTTCCCGGCGTCGTACGACGAGTTCCTCGCGATCCTCCACGACGACGACCGGGCGCACGTGGACGAGCAGGTGCGCGGCGCCCTGGACGGTGCCGACGCCTTCGTCTGGGTCGCCCGCGTGCTCGGCGCGAAGGGCTGGGTGTGGACGCGCGGCCGGGGGGTGGTGCACCGCGACCCCGACGGGCGGGCGGTCGCCATGTCGGGGACCCACCAGGACATCACCGAGGTCAAGCAGACCGAGCTGGCGCTCGTCGACCAGGTCAACCAGAACGTCCTGATGCAGGCCGTGGCGTCCGCGGCGAACGAGGCCCGGTCGCTGCACGAGCTGCTCGGCCAGGCCCGCGACCTGGTGCTGCTGCACGACGACTGGGAGCGCGGCCGCGGGTTCCTGGTCGCCGAGGACGGCACCGGCGTCGCGCCGTACTACATCAGTGAGGAGGACCGGCTCGCCGACGCGGGCGCGCCCGACGTCGCGGCCCGCGAGCTGGCCCTGGCCCAGCGGGCGTTCCACGACCAGCGCCCCGTGTGGGACGACCAGCGGCTGATGATCGCCGCCCCGGTGTCGTACGCCGGGCGGGTGCACGCGGTCGTCACCATCACGTCGGCCCCGCCCCTCTACCGCCACCGCATGATCGAGGAGATGGTCGACGCGGTGACCGTCCAGATGGCGCGCGTGGTCGAGCGCGAGCAGGCCGAGCGCGAGCTGGCCGACGCCCGCGACCAGGCCATGGAGGCCTCGCGGCAGAAGTCGGAGTTCCTCGCGACGATGAGCCACGAGATCCGGACCCCGCTCAACGGCGTCATCGGCCTCAACGACCTGTTGCTGCGCACCGGGCTCGCCCCCGACCAGCTGCGACTGGCGTCGGGGGTGCAGGTGGCCAGCCGCGCCCTGCTGAACGTCATCAACGACATCCTGGACTTCTCCAAGATCGAGGCCGGCCGGCTGGAGCTGGAGGTCGTCGACTTCGAGGTGCGGCCGGTCTTCGACCAGGTCGCCGCGGTCATGGCCGAGGGCGCGCGCTCGCGCGGCCTGGAGCTGATCGTCTCCTGCCACCCCGACGTGCCCGACGTGCTCGCCGGGGACCCGACGCGCCTGTCCCAGGTGCTCACGAACCTGGTCTCGAACGCCGTGAAGTTCACCGAGGCCGGCGAGGTCTTCGTCCGGGCGACGTGCGCACCCGCCGAGGAGGGCCGCACGACCCTGCGCGTGGACGTCACCGACACCGGCATGGGCGTCGACCCGGCCAAGGTCGCTGGGCTCTTCGAGCCGTTCACCCAGGCCGACGCCTCGACCACCCGCGTCTACGGCGGCACCGGGCTGGGCCTGGCGATCTCCAAGGAGATCGTGGCCGCGCTCGGCGGCGAGATCTGGTTCGAGCCGAACCCCGCCGGCGGGAGCACCTTCTCCTTCACCGCGGCCTTCGACCGGCCCGCGGGCACCACCACCGACCCCGGCGACGCCTACGCCCGGACCTGGCTCGCCGGCCAGCGCGTCCTGGTCGTCGACGACAACGCCCACAACCGCCTCATCCTCGAGGAGCAGCTGCGCTGCTGGCACGTCCGGCCGCTCAGCGTCGCGACCGCCGACGACGCCGAGCGCGCGCTCGCGGGGGCGGTCGCCGAGGGCGATCCCTTCGACGGGGCCCTCCTCGACCTGGCGATGCCGGGACGCGACGGCCTCGACCTCGCCCGCGCGGTGCGCCGGGACGCGACGTACGACGCGCTGCGCCTGGTCATGCTCACCTCTTTCTCGGAGGTCGACCCCGCCGCGGTCGCGGAGGCGGGGATCGCCAGCTGCCTGACCAAGCCCGTGCTCGCACCCGTGCTGCGCGGCGTCCTCGTCGGGGCGCTGGCCGGCGTCGACGCGGCACCGGTGGCGTCCGCCCCCGAGCCGCAGGCCGGGCGCGAACAGCGCGTCCTGGTCGTCGAGGACAACCCGGTCAACCAGATGGTGGCGACGGGGCTGCTGGAGTCGATGGGCTACGACGTGGTGACGGCCGAGGACGGCGTCGCCGCGCTCGAGGTGCTGGAGCGGGAGTCCTTCGACGCCGTGCTGATGGACGTCCAGATGCCCCGCATGGACGGGTACGCCGCGACGCGGGAGCTCCGCCGCCGCGAGGGCGGTGCGGGGGGCGCCGGCCGCGTGCCGGTGATCGCCATGACCGCCGCCGCCGTCGAGGGCGAGCGCGAGCGTTGCCTGGCGGCCGGGATGGACGACTTCCTGACGAAGCCGGTGGACCCGGCGGCGCTCGGGTCCGTGTTGTCACAGTGGGTGGGGCCGGGCTCGGTCCCACCACCCGAGGAGGAGCAAGTCATGGAGATGCCACCGTCAACGCCGGTCGAGGGGCTCGACGTCGAGCGCCTGGACATGCTGCGGGACCTCGACCCCGGGAGCACGGCCTACCTGGACCGGGCGATCGGGAACTTCCTCGCCAACTCGGGCCCGGCGGTCGACCGGATCCGCGAGACCGTCGCCGACGACGACGCCGACGCGATGCGGCAGGCCGCGCACAAGCTGGCGGGGAGCGCCCTCAACCTCGGCGTGCTCGAGGTGGGGGCCGCCGCCCGGGAGCTGGAGTTCCTCGGCGACGCGGGGACCACCCAGGGTGCGGAGCCGCTGGTCGACGCGCTCGCGGCCGCCGTACGGCGCGGCCAGGGGCTGCTGGAGGAGTACCGCGCGGCGTACTCCTCGGCCGGCTGAGGCACTCGCCGTACCGGTCGGGGACGACCGGATCCTGACCGAGAACCGCTCCGACCAGCACTTTTCACCCCTTCGGGCGACCTCTTGCGGTCCATGTCGACCCTCGGTCCGGCTTAGGTTCGTACTCATCATGAAGAACGCTCCAGACGACGCGACGGACGACGCGAGGGCAGCCGGCAGCAGGCCGGTGCGGGTGGGCCTGGTGGACGAGTCCGAGCTCGTGGCCACCGGCGTGGAGGGCATGCTCGCCCAGCACCCCGGCCGGGTCGCGCACGTGGAGCCCGAGGTCGCCGACGTGGTCCTCTGCGACCCCGTGGGCCGGGGCGTCGACATCGAGGCGTACCTGTCCGAGGTCGCCGGCCGCAGCCGCGGCCGCATCGTGGTCTACACCTGGCGGCTGGACCCGGGCAGCGTGCGGCGAGCCGTGTCGGCGGGCGCACAGGGCTTCGTGTCGAAGTCCGTGGACTCCGACGAGCTGGTCCGCGTGGTCGAGCTCGTGCACGACGGGGACGTCGTCCAGGCACCGGCCGCCACCATGCCGACCAGCGACTCCCTCAGCGGCCGCGAGGCCGAGGTGCTCTCCTTGATCTGCCGGGGCCGGAGCAACCTGGAGATCGCGGCCGAGCTCTACGTCTCGGTCAACTCGGTGAAGACCTACATCCGCCAGATCTACCACAAGATCGGCGTCGCCCGGCGCTCGCAGGCCGTCGCCTGGGGCATCGAGCGCGGCTACTGATCCCGCCCCAGGGACGGGTTTGCCGGCCGGTGCGTCGGGTACGGGGCGGACATGAGTGATTCGAACACAGATGCGAACGCCGCGATGAACCCCTCGGCCGACGGCGACGTCCTCGGCGCCGAGAACCCCGACGGTCAGGACGCCCCCACCAACGCCCAGAAGGACCCCGAGGACTGGGTCACCGG
This window harbors:
- a CDS encoding response regulator transcription factor, encoding MKNAPDDATDDARAAGSRPVRVGLVDESELVATGVEGMLAQHPGRVAHVEPEVADVVLCDPVGRGVDIEAYLSEVAGRSRGRIVVYTWRLDPGSVRRAVSAGAQGFVSKSVDSDELVRVVELVHDGDVVQAPAATMPTSDSLSGREAEVLSLICRGRSNLEIAAELYVSVNSVKTYIRQIYHKIGVARRSQAVAWGIERGY
- a CDS encoding response regulator, whose amino-acid sequence is MELGSLYRDVVETAPDGIWVFDLDGRILYANPALARMVGVTRERAQQLTVFDTLDEPGRAQFSAHLEQVRQGRFNEREVEVRLQRADGTATWVLARESPLRGPDGEVTGVLHRMTDWSDRRRDLEELVESRGRLAEAQRIARLGSWSWDLVHDTVVGSAEIHELYGFEPGGFPASYDEFLAILHDDDRAHVDEQVRGALDGADAFVWVARVLGAKGWVWTRGRGVVHRDPDGRAVAMSGTHQDITEVKQTELALVDQVNQNVLMQAVASAANEARSLHELLGQARDLVLLHDDWERGRGFLVAEDGTGVAPYYISEEDRLADAGAPDVAARELALAQRAFHDQRPVWDDQRLMIAAPVSYAGRVHAVVTITSAPPLYRHRMIEEMVDAVTVQMARVVEREQAERELADARDQAMEASRQKSEFLATMSHEIRTPLNGVIGLNDLLLRTGLAPDQLRLASGVQVASRALLNVINDILDFSKIEAGRLELEVVDFEVRPVFDQVAAVMAEGARSRGLELIVSCHPDVPDVLAGDPTRLSQVLTNLVSNAVKFTEAGEVFVRATCAPAEEGRTTLRVDVTDTGMGVDPAKVAGLFEPFTQADASTTRVYGGTGLGLAISKEIVAALGGEIWFEPNPAGGSTFSFTAAFDRPAGTTTDPGDAYARTWLAGQRVLVVDDNAHNRLILEEQLRCWHVRPLSVATADDAERALAGAVAEGDPFDGALLDLAMPGRDGLDLARAVRRDATYDALRLVMLTSFSEVDPAAVAEAGIASCLTKPVLAPVLRGVLVGALAGVDAAPVASAPEPQAGREQRVLVVEDNPVNQMVATGLLESMGYDVVTAEDGVAALEVLERESFDAVLMDVQMPRMDGYAATRELRRREGGAGGAGRVPVIAMTAAAVEGERERCLAAGMDDFLTKPVDPAALGSVLSQWVGPGSVPPPEEEQVMEMPPSTPVEGLDVERLDMLRDLDPGSTAYLDRAIGNFLANSGPAVDRIRETVADDDADAMRQAAHKLAGSALNLGVLEVGAAARELEFLGDAGTTQGAEPLVDALAAAVRRGQGLLEEYRAAYSSAG